A single region of the Mercenaria mercenaria strain notata chromosome 6, MADL_Memer_1, whole genome shotgun sequence genome encodes:
- the LOC123533508 gene encoding uncharacterized protein LOC123533508, which yields MIRLVKLLYESIECAVLDDGTESEWFRVTTGVKQGCTMSGFLFLLAIDFVMKKITNSVPTGIRWKFTTKLEDLDFADDLALLSSKFQHMQQKTEKLKENASSIGLKINSRKTKVMRLNARIQTPVKIDQTNIEDVETFTYLGGIITSKEGSDEDIDSRIGKGRNQFRRLRKIWTSSIFSIQT from the coding sequence ATGATAAGACTAGTAAAACTATTGTACGAATCAATCGAATGTGCAGTACTCGATGACGGAACTGAATCAGAATGGTTTAGGGTTACAACAGGAGTCAAACAGGGATGCACAATGTCAGGCTTTCTGTTCTTACTAGCAATTGACTTTGTTATGAAGAAAATCACCAACAGCGTCCCAACAGGAATACGATGGAAATTCACAACAAAGCTAGAAGACCTAGACTTCGCTGATGACTTGGCTCTACTTTCCTCCAAATTCCAACATATGCAACAAAAAACGGAGAAACTGAAAGAAAACGCAAGCAGTATTGGACTGaaaataaattcaagaaaaacaaaagtGATGAGACTGAATGCTAGGATCCAAACACCAGTCAAAATAGACCAAACAAACATAGAAGATGTAGAAACATTTACATATCTGGGTGGAATAATTACATCCAAAGAAGGCAGTGACGAAGACATCGATAGCAGAATAGGCAAAGGCAGAAATCAATTTCGCAGACTGAGAAAAATCTGGACATCCTCTATCTTCTCCATCCAGACTTAA
- the LOC128558149 gene encoding uncharacterized protein LOC128558149, producing MANDMKKFEDIFVGIWKWDRDENLADAMKKMGYPEEEIKMYCSLKPTITIERRGEEVYMKFDMTKDMAHDCQFKFDEEFETKDNIMKPPTFHNKEVASFKDGVMSFKAKTMLTGPGKVDMHSDMFVKDGELHAHMGPLDDTSYYGNRIFKRA from the exons ATGGCGAATGATATGAAAAAGTTTGAGGATATTTTTGTGGGAATCTGGAAATGGGACAGGGACGAAAATCTTGCAGATGCCATGAAAAAAATGG GGTACCCAGAGGAAGAAATAAAGATGTACTGTAGTTTAAAGCCAACAATTACGATCGAGCGAAGAGGTGAAGAGGTCTACATGAAATTCGATATGACAAAAGACATGGCTCACGACTGTCAATTCAAATTCGATGAAGAGTTCGAGACAAAGGACAATATCATGAAACCACCCACTTTCCATAATAAG gagGTAGCGTCCTTTAAAGACGGTGTAATGAGTTTCAAAGCCAAAACGATGTTGACTGGTCCAGGAAAAGTAGACATGCACTCGGACATGTTTGTGAAAGACGGAGAACTTCATGCT caTATGGGTCCCCTTGATGATACAAGTTATTATGGAAACAGAATTTTCAAACGTGCATAG
- the LOC128558150 gene encoding uncharacterized protein LOC128558150, whose product MYSSLKPTITFKREGDSAYMNFEMAPGAAHSCRFKFNEEFDSKDERMDPPAFHNKETAALREDGVMTFTAKTQITGPGKVDTYSEYFVKDDELHTPMNPLGNRSISGNRIYKKVKAVKQ is encoded by the exons ATGTACTCTAGTTTGAAGCCAACGATAACATTTAAGCGCGAAGGTGACTCTGCGTATATGAACTTTGAAATGGCACCGGGTGCGGCTCATTCCTGCAGattcaaatttaatgaagaaTTCGATTCAAAGGATGAACGTATGGACCCACCCGCCTTTCATAATAAG GAAACTGCTGCCTTAAGAGAAGATGGTGTTATGACGTTTACAGCCAAAACACAGATAACAGGTCCAGGAAAGGTGGATACATATTCGGAATACTTTGTTAAAGACGACGAACTTCACACC CCGATGAATCCCCTTGGTAACAGAAGTATCAGTGGCAACAGAATTTATAAAAAGGTCAAGGCCGTTAAACAATGA